A genomic stretch from Tribolium castaneum strain GA2 chromosome 6, icTriCast1.1, whole genome shotgun sequence includes:
- the LOC100142574 gene encoding serine/arginine repetitive matrix protein 1, producing MMSGSKSQGTPEVLMQLDKNELQSIKVKITRRNVNKPYNTALLQRGLEDPADLKVHLRPDEGVRPIFDREDVRVNLRFSDSPPVNPPKPGNDKARSRSPARHRSPQPHTSRDYPRRRDYHSPRHRRSSSRSKKVVYKTSPPRYRRSRSPRRSRDRSPRDRYRRRTRSPSPYRRSRYSRSPDYRRYDRRSRSPKRHRYTPERDRHEIAYQPAGIPPYLQGPEMWIPAPRIPPMIPPMAFPYPPLRHPMMYRGPPFRPRIIYNNPRPRVTQAIASATVTTTTTTATPEVTECESEGQNDNNVTEETTDENK from the exons atGATGTCGGGTTCAAAGAGCCAAGGAACACCCGAAGTTCTAATGCAGTTGGACAAAAATGAGCTGCAAAGCATCAAAGTGAAGATTACTAGAAGAAATGTTAACAAGCCGTATAATACGGCCCTTCTTCAGCGGGGTTTGGAGGACCCCGCTGACCTTAAAGTTCATTTAAGACCTG ATGAAGGCGTCCGCCCCATTTTTGACCGCGAAGACGTCCGTGTAAATCTCAGATTTAGTGATAGCCCCCCTGTAAATCCCCCAAAACCCGGAAACGACAAAGCCAGGAGTCGAAGTCCGGCGAGACATCGCAGTCCCCAGCCCCACACCTCCCGGGATTACCCCAGACGTCGTGATTACCACTCACCGAGACATCG ACGTAGTAGTTCACGGTCGAAAAAAGTGGTTTACAAGACTTCGCCCCCTCGTTACAGACGTAGCAGATCGCCGAGGCGAAGCCGCGACAGGTCCCCCAGAGACAGGTACCGGAGGCGTACTCGGAGCCCCTCCCCCTATCGCCGGTCCCGGTATAGTAGATCGCCTGATTACCGACGGTATGACCGGCGGAGTCGTTCCCCCAAAAGGCACAGATACACTCCCGAGAGAGATAGACATGAAATCGCGTACCAACCGGCGGGGATTCCCCCCTATTTACAA GGGCCTGAAATGTGGATACCTGCTCCGAGGATTCCACCGATGATACCGCCGATGGCTTTTCCGTACCCCCCTTTGAGGCATCCGATGATGTATCGGGGGCCCCCTTTCAGGCCTAggattatttataataatccCAGACCTAGAGTGACGCAAGCCATTGCAAGTGCGACTGTTACAACAACCACGACAACGGCAACGCCTGAAGTTACGGAGTGTGAGAGTGAAGGACAGAACGATAATAATGTAACTGAAGAAACGACTGatgaaaataaatag
- the LOC658519 gene encoding transmembrane protein 203 isoform X1 — MFFTLAEIVRWLGLTVFEIWINLISFLIFTIILAVKYDPNVDIYSNNWWMIFLPLFAGDALNTYFCVIIFIRMLSEMTLRTSLLRVSWSGTFLLMTFLFKFLLCKKLLGQISLDYSEVFAPLYILLQLIAVRACQQS, encoded by the coding sequence atgtttttcactTTGGCGGAAATAGTGCGTTGGTTGGGacttacagttttcgagatttgGATCAACTTGAtctcgtttttaatttttacgatAATTTTAGCCGTGAAATATGATCCAAATGTCGATATTTATAGTAATAACTGGTGGATGATTTTTCTGCCGTTGTTTGCCGGTGACGCACTCAACACATACTTTTGCGTAATCATTTTTATAAGAATGTTATCAGAAATGACTCTCAGAACGTCACTATTGCGTGTGAGTTGGTCAGGCACTTTTCTATTAATGACTTTCttgtttaagtttttgttgtgtaaaaaattgttagggcAGATAAGTCTTGATTATTCCGAAGTTTTCGCTCCGCTTTATATTCTTCTACAATTAATTGCGGTACGGGCGTGCCAACAAAGTTAA
- the LOC658519 gene encoding ribonuclease P protein subunit p20 isoform X2, whose translation MEGPSGAPPRKPKPHSDHILRKRQSQKPQFGKTVIYVNTKTPVKALLDRCSKLISEGEKEITIYCLGAAIQRGTLLALKVCEENVGFQIHTNTFTTELIDDLEPATDDADYAIQRRFNSALKIKVSKPDLL comes from the exons ATGGAAGGACCCTCAGGTGCCCCACCGCGTAAACCGAAGCCCCACTCCGATCACATTTTGCGCAAAAGACAGTCGCAGAAGCCTCAATTTGGAAAGACCGTAATTTACGTCAATACAAAGACTCCAGTCAAG GCACTTCTTGACCGTTGTTCCAAACTAATCAGTGAGGGGGAGAAGGAAATTACGATTTATTGCCTGGGGGCTGCCATACAGAGGGGCACCTTGTTGGCTTTGAAAGTGTGTGAGGAGAATGTAGGGTTTCAGATACACACTAATACTTTCACAACGGAATTAATCG atgATTTAGAGCCGGCCACTGACGATGCTGATTACGCCATCCAGCGCAGGTTTAACTCAGCgttaaaaatcaaagtttcCAAGCCAGATTTGCtgtga
- the Pino gene encoding protein pinocchio, whose translation MLRVESNTKLEGFTEFEEDILFDEDDPDFQAVPLMLVRKNMSLASVHPAGLHSNHSSLAHSLDDLREGPQVLTIEELRLQMTTCFTCGVSWSDSHVSLDCAECGGYALERPCPECEGGCGAVWKRDLSMSHASSKARWQGKCEKKDKGTNS comes from the exons ATGTTGCGAGTTGAAAGTAACACGAAACTTGAGGGATTCACCGAGTTTGAGGAAGACATCCTCTTCGACGAGGACGATCCCGATTTTCAGGCCGTTCCTCTGATGCTAG TTCGCAAAAACATGTCTTTGGCGAGTGTTCATCCAGCTGGACTCCATTCCAACCACAG TTCTCTAGCGCATAGTTTGGACGATTTGCGGGAGGGCCCCCAAGTGCTGACAATCGAAGAACTGCGCCTCCAGATGACCACCTGTTTCACGTGTGGCGTGTCTTGGAGTGATAGTCACGTTTCGCTCGATTGCGCGGAGTGCGGGGGCTACGCCCTCGAGCGGCCGTGTCCCGAGTGCGAAGGGGGCTGTGGGGCTGTCTGGAAGCGCGACTTGAGCATGTCGCATGCGAGCAGTAAAGCCCGCTGGCAGGGGAAGTGCGAGAAAAAAGACAAAGGGACTAATTCATGA
- the LOC658371 gene encoding regulator of microtubule dynamics protein 1: MSKLTVRLVNVIKLFSFHHDNLRTLGDRVIKLQFLTLFKAITNFGLPPNGEDKVTKYWTGKSVDEIIAEADLLFDQGKYLQVYELLNRLKFCNNIEVQWRIGRALFKLSHEHEITEDIRREMIDEAYEIIQSSLTVAENSPIIHKWAAIIIDRKNGMKGLEHRVKNSEVVKHHLIRTCELDPDDVTAQYLLGRWCYEMSNITWFQRIIAKLLYGEAPRSSFEEANKYLSRAEDLHPRFYLQNTYLLGKTCLKLGQYYRAKHYFGVVGNLPVHNEYERHCANDAKKLLKRLDKYSLEKNALFYEYPFGTNE; encoded by the exons atgtcaaaattaaCTGTACGTCTCGTGAACGTAATAAAACTCTTCTCTTTCCACCACGATAATTTGCGAACTTTGGGCGACCGTGtgataaaattgcaatttttgacTCTATTCAAAGCCATAACGAATTTCGGTTTGCCCCCAAATGGCGAAGACAAAGTGACGAAATACTGGACTGGTAAATCAGTCGACGAAATCATCGCCGAAGCCGATCTCCTCTTCGACCAAGGCAAATACTTGCAAGTTTACGAATTACTAAACCGTTTGAAATTCTGCAACAACATCGAAGTTCAATGGCGAATCGGTCGAGCCCTCTTTAAACTATCACACGAACATGAAATCACCGAAGATATCCGGCGCGAAATGATTGACGAAGCCTACGAGATCATCCAAAGCAGTCTTACAGTTGCGGAAAATTCCCCGATAATCCACAAATGGGCCGCAATCATTATCGATCGGAAAAACGGGATGAAAGGACTCGAACATCGAGTCAAAAATTCGGAAGTTGTCAAACACCACCTCATCAGAACGTGCGAACTGGACCCCGACGACGTCACCGCGCAGTATCTTCTAG gtCGGTGGTGCTACGAAATGAGCAACATCACGTGGTTTCAACGCATCATTGCGAAACTGTTGTACGGGGAAGCCCCGAGATCGAGCTTCGAAGAagccaacaagtatttatcaCGTGCTGAAGACTTGCACCCCCGATTTTAcctacaaaatacgtatttatTGGGCAAAACTTGCCTAAAATTAGGGCAATACTACCGGGCCAAACACTATTTCGGAGTCGTGGGTAATTTACCCGTCCATAACGAGTACGAGAGGCATTGTGCGAACGACGcgaaaaaattactcaaacgTTTAGACAAGTACAGTTTGGAGAAAAACGCCCTTTTTTACGAATACCCCTTCGGAACCAACGAGTAA
- the LOC103313910 gene encoding putative autophagy-related protein 11: MSENFDPPPKLPDREDANAPQPGDTPNERRTSDEKRRVKVSLPEIELNQAFKEEKPDDYLSLKSVSLSSIWSILKKDAERTIKEETEIDRDLLFASAGSEKSAESSRKTVSPPRSIRSEHVSGPEMSDVYEQPMEHDDISYAIPEDFITKTRRSTVSSSIHFVSDDFVKCVKSLDMATIAEEDETREFGDEDIEDIAIDRKLYSELYTIFEIRRYKEKLINNYLQARLAKYYMRRKMFYVLREMTPKVDEVIAKYHKDLESLEHLCDSAERDKALNNEEIKNLTLKRDAKVVDLETLFKNLIHMEQEFAKTLTLEKTGRTNVDKMTERFVRRQKNQTNLLIKLRMSYINLRNRFNEKMTTYENLDSLGPGYGIMDYVQLKADNRKLYDILEEKEAELTKLRLACKDTIQVLAHNREKSQVVNLDIEKLKEELQVTETELNDAREQLNYLKRERDNYRKIIKNIRLEYGLLTNPKLLRDMESAINEIDVLKDDIERTKNKYFLKRKQTEAVRRNMELYLAERKREEGRRLKILESVSSLEIKKKPTLVKKKSEPGMGFGSKKSVSIVDLPKRKKD, encoded by the exons ATGTCGGAAAATTTTGACCCTCCACCAAAATTACCCGACCGTGAAGATGCAAACGCCCCTCAACCAGGGGATACCCCCAACGAACGCCGCACTTCGGACGAgaaacgccgagttaaagtGTCTCTCCCGGAAATCGAATTAAACCAAGCATTCAAAGAGGAAAAACCGGACGATT ACTTATCACTCAAGAGTGTTAGTTTGAGTTCGATTTggtcaattttgaaaaaagacgCGGAGCGAACGATCAAAGAGGAAACCGAAATTGACCGAGACCTGCTTTTTGCGTCCGCCGGTTCGGAAAAAAGCGCAGAATCCTCAAGAAAAA CCGTATCTCCTCCACGGAGCATCAGATCTGAACACGTTTCCGGACCGGAAATGTCGGATGTTTACGAACAACCTATGGAACACGATGATATTAGTTATGCCATTCCGGAGGATTTTATTACGAAAACGCGCAGATCAACGGTCTCGTCCAGCATTCACTTCGTCTCAG ACGACTTCGTAAAGTGCGTAAAGTCGCTAGATATGGCCACGATAGCCGAAGAAGATGAAACGAGAGAATTCGGCGATGAAGACATTGAAGACATAGCAATTGATAGAAAGTTGTACAGTGAACTGTACACTATATTTGAGATAAGAAGGTACAAGGAAAAACTCATAAATAACTATCTGCAAGCGAGACTCGCCAAATATTACATGAGGCGTAAA ATGTTTTACGTTTTGAGAGAAATGACGCCGAAAGTGGACGAAGTTATTGCAAAGTATCATAAAGACTTGGAAAGTTTGGAACATTTGTGTGATTCAGCCGAACGAGACAAGGCACTCAATAACgaagaaatcaaaaatttgaccTTGAAACGTGACGCTAAAGTGGTCGATTTGGAAACACtgttcaaaaatttgatacaTATGGAACAGGAATTTGCGAAAACGCTCACTTTGGAAAAAACCGGGCGCACTAACGTCGACAAG ATGACGGAGCGTTTTGTGAGGAGGCAAAAAAATCAGACGAatcttttgataaaattacgAATGAGTTACATCAATTTACGGAATCGATTCAACGAAAAAATGACGACTTACGAAAATTTGGATTCTTTGGGTCCGGGTTACGGAATTATGGATTACGTACAGTTGAAGGCCGACAATCGAAAATTGTACGACATTTTGGAAGAGAAGGAAGCGGAATTAACGAAATTACGTCTGGCTTGTAAGGACACGATTCAGGTTTTGGCACACAATCGTGAGAAATCGCAAGTCGTCAATTTGGATATTGAGAAATTGAAGGAAGAGTTACAAGTTACAGAGACGGAGCTTAACGAT GCGCGCGAACAACTGAACTATTTGAAGCGCGAGCGAGATAATTataggaaaataataaaaaatattcgtcTTGAATACGGTTTGTTGACGAATCCCAAACTCCTACGTGATATGGAAAGCGcaataaatgaaattgacGTCTTGAAGGATGATATCGAAAGgacgaaaaataaatatttcctgAAACGAAAACAAACCGAAGCGGTTCGTCGAAACATGGAGCTGTATTTGGCGGAGAGAAAGCGTGAAGAAGGCCGCCGATTGAAAATTTTGGAGAGTGTTAGtagtttagaaattaaaaagaaaccGACACTTGTCAAGAAAAAGAGCGAACCGGGGATGGGTTTCGGATCGAAAAAGAGCGTCTCAATTGTAGACTTACCCAAAAGAAAGAAagattaa